From the genome of Luteibacter rhizovicinus DSM 16549:
GGGAATCGCTGCCGGGCGATCTTCCCGACGGCGTGAGCGCCGACGGTTACCGCATGGCGCTGAAGCTCACGAAAGCGGGGACACCGGCTTACGGTGCGCAGATGGCAAAGGCGATGGCCCTGGCATCGAAGCGGCAGATCGCCAGTGGTTGCACCACGCTCGACTACCATCCGCCCCTGGAAGATGGCAGCCGCACCGTGCTGCACCTGTCGTTCACGCCGGGCGATTGGGGTTCGTCGGCCAAGCCCTGAGCGAAGAACGGCCGGGACGCGTCCCACGCCCCGGCCGTTGCCGCGCAGGTGCCTACGGGAAGCCGCCGACCTGCATCGACCGGGGCATGATGCGGGAATCAACGACTCCCGCCCATGGAAGGATTCTGAAAAGCCGCGCGAATCCTTACTTCAGATGCGGCGCCAGCAATGGCATGTCCGCCGGACCCAGGCGGTCCGACGCCGTCATCAGCTGGTGCCAGTACGGGTAGAGCACCGGCGGCGCACTGACCTCGTCCAGCCGCTGACGCTCTTCGGCCGTGAGCTTCAGCTCGGCGGCGGCGAGGTTGTCCTTGAACTGCGCCTCGGTACGACCGCCGATGACCAGGGAGGTCACCGCGGGACGCTCGAGCAGCCAGGCCAGCGCGACCTGTGCACCCGACACGCCGCGCGCTTCGGCGATGGCCACCAGCACGTCGACGATGCGCCAAAGGCGCTCTTCGTCGCGGATCGGCGGCTCGGTCCAGCCCTCCAGCTGACGTGAGCCCTCCGGTGCCTTGCCATCGCGACGGTGCTTGCCCGAAAGCAGGCCACCGGCAAGCGGACTCCAGACGAGGACGCCGAGGCCCTGGTCGATCGAGATCGGCAGCAGCTCGTATTCGGCCTCGCGCGCCTCCAGCGTGTAATGGATCTGTTGGCTGACGAACCGCTGGCGATGCTCGCGCTCACTGATGCCGAGCGCCTTCATCAGGTGCCACGCGGAATAGTTGGAGCAGCCCAGGTAACGCACCTTGCCGTCGCGAACCAGGGTGTCGAGCGCTTCCA
Proteins encoded in this window:
- a CDS encoding aldo/keto reductase — its product is MEYRLLGRSGLKVSTLTMGTMTFGGQGKFASVGNSGVDEARRLIDMCIDAGVNLIDTANVYSDGRSEEIIGEVLGGKRPKDVLIATKARFPMGDGPNNGGLSRYHLIRECEASLKRLRTDVIDLYQVHQWDGLTPLEETLEALDTLVRDGKVRYLGCSNYSAWHLMKALGISEREHRQRFVSQQIHYTLEAREAEYELLPISIDQGLGVLVWSPLAGGLLSGKHRRDGKAPEGSRQLEGWTEPPIRDEERLWRIVDVLVAIAEARGVSGAQVALAWLLERPAVTSLVIGGRTEAQFKDNLAAAELKLTAEERQRLDEVSAPPVLYPYWHQLMTASDRLGPADMPLLAPHLK